The sequence below is a genomic window from Lolium perenne isolate Kyuss_39 chromosome 7, Kyuss_2.0, whole genome shotgun sequence.
CGGGCTTCGTCGTGCTCTGCCACCGCGCCGGCGTGCCGCCGTCGCTCGCCGTGTTCCGCCATTTCTTCCTGCTGGTCAAGTTCAAGCTCAGGGGCTGGTACTTCTTTCGGGGCAAGGACGCCGCGGGGGCGCTTTTTGCTGGGCTGCCCAAGTCCAACAAGAAGTGGAAGGACAAGTTCTTCTTTCTGGCGTCACCGGAGCCATGGTCGTGCCCTATGCACTGGGGCGAGCCGCCGTCCAAGGCCTCCCTCTGTGATCCGGTCCTCACGAGCCAGGAAGAAAAATCGGTGGCAAAATTGCTAGCCGCAAGCGGTGGTGCGGTTGATCTCCGGACTTGCCTCTCCGAGACCAGTCTCGCCGCAGCCTTCTCCCCAAGGCTGGCCGGTGAATCACCGGCTTCGGTTCGTTGTACTTCTACTGGTGCCAAAGGTAAACGCGCTCACGATCTCCATGGTCCGGTGGGCAAATAATTTACTTCCGAGTTGTGTGCTGGACTTAGGGACGGATCAGCTGACGAAGGTGAAAACAGAGCCAGGCAGCCGTGCGTCGGCACTGTATGGGAAAAAGAGGAACCGGGAGGAGGCCAACTCAAACGGCGAACCCTGCCATTCTGAGCTGAGCTCGCTGCCTGCCGATCCCAGCTGTTCGGCGACCGGCTTGGGTGTCCCGCCGGGCTTCGACCCGAAGCCACGGCACTCGCCCGTACAAGTCACACCGGCGGTCCACAGCACCGGCGGGGAGGCTACGCGGAAGTTCCCATCGACGTACGAATCAATACTCCAGGTAATGCTACATTTCCGATTCACACAAGATATAATTTGAAGCGGCGTTTCAGTATACGATCACATTTTAATGTACGCAGACCGTGAGCTACGCGTCCTCCTATGCGTTGGAGCTGGAGAAGAAGTTAGCTGATCACGTTGCGTCCAGGGCGGAGCTGGAGAAGAAACTGGTTGTGCGGGACGCCGAGGTTGTGGCTCTGCAGGAGCAGCTAAAGCAGGCCATTTCGGTTCCTGGAGACGCCAAGTTTGCAGCGGCGGTGCAAGAGCTTCTTGGATCTGAAGAACACGCGATACGCAGCGCAGAGCACGCGCTGGAGGGGTACAAAAACTGGAAGGGTAGGTACGGCACAAAGAGGACATGAGGCAGACTCCTCCGGCTCTACACGTACGCGGCTTCTTCTTCCCCTGTACCATGGAAATGGAATGCCCATGGTTTACAAGGCTTTTAGTTCTGCCCAATAGGAATTTTCAAAATCAGCACTTTCAAAAAGTATATATATTATATGAGATTCAAGTTTGATCAACAATTTATAATTTTATAATTTTATAATTTTTATATTACTCATAAATTTAGAAATGTTTCATATTATTTTTTCTTACAAATTAGTATTACTAAAAAACATGCCCACATAAAAGTACATATTACTTCCTCCATTCCAAAATAAATACTATATTTATCTTGCTAAATTTAGATGAATGCCACTAAATATTTGTTAAAACAATCAAATATTAGCCCTATTGTAATGAACAGTTGAACAAACCATTGTTTTAAAACAATTCGCATCTAGATCTAAACTCACCTTTTGGCAGCAACCTGGTTATATATACATGCAAACTCCCTAGTTAGATTACCCAAAGAAGAGCCATATACTTTATCACCCAATCGTTTTTGGATGACTTACTACTTTATGGGCAATCATTATAGACCCTATGTGCTATGTGGGCTGCATTTGTTCTAAAGCCCATAAAAAAACTATAATATCACTTATCAATCTAGTTTTCTGCATAATACAAAGAACCTCTAAATGCAAAAGAGATGGTGCCTAAGCTGAAATTTAGAGGATCAAAGTATAACTAGATTGCCATCATCATTCTTAGTTGATTTCGAACATGTCACAATGTACTCTTCATCAATCTCTTCACAGTTGATCGGTTCATTCAAGTTTTGGACTTGTTGTTGCAAACGCGATAGACAATAGCGAAGAATAAAAAGAAATCACGGTGAGAGACATAAGATTTTAACATGGAAACCCTCTCCAATAAACTTTGCATCAAGCATATTAAAACATTGAAGGTTTTTAATGTAATTTTGCTAACTAGGAAATAACAAACTAGAGTTTATgtcttttgttattttcattcctaGTATTACGGCCCGAGCCTACTAGCGATGGGTAtccctccgctcgtca
It includes:
- the LOC127313564 gene encoding uncharacterized protein translates to MPSSYDSSTSSIEITGVTSTKDDTNMDGCATVPRAAALSGPVAERYASSLRTQRVVDALCKKHGIPTAYAARLAGHRRACTLPPEGSVCVYAHALEAGMRVPLPGFFSDVLTHFGLAPSQLAPNGWRILSGFVVLCHRAGVPPSLAVFRHFFLLVKFKLRGWYFFRGKDAAGALFAGLPKSNKKWKDKFFFLASPEPWSCPMHWGEPPSKASLCDPVLTSQEEKSVAKLLAASGGAVDLRTCLSETSLAAAFSPRLAGESPASVRCTSTGAKGTDQLTKVKTEPGSRASALYGKKRNREEANSNGEPCHSELSSLPADPSCSATGLGVPPGFDPKPRHSPVQVTPAVHSTGGEATRKFPSTYESILQTVSYASSYALELEKKLADHVASRAELEKKLVVRDAEVVALQEQLKQAISVPGDAKFAAAVQELLGSEEHAIRSAEHALEGYKNWKGRYGTKRT